One window from the genome of Gimesia aquarii encodes:
- a CDS encoding TlpA disulfide reductase family protein, with protein MRHRHDFISIVACMLLVSQFGCGSEDTATPQAAGNNIDGKLDGAPTNPQPKPLPTTSISPVSQTGPALKPNTNVIRTASLSRDQRDMQDLDNDDTSLKNEVTKIQELEEGTPEWNVREITRLKVTALPKTGNVDELKKARVDRNQKIIQLAMEAVKQCHADKEKQRLFTVCIRHLLDAHLQLALEGDQDSIDALYDHSESLFKRDPNSSSAAEAGFTVAKFANTSAQRFAIDEPRWIEEFVKQARLFASRFPKESVRAPQLLRAAAETSQLYGLNKQAMDCCIDLERKFPKSNETAQVAGLLRRLRLKGQPLQLAGETIEGGYVSVDDYKGSVVLVVFWSTTAKPFIEQLPQIQALSKKYRKYGFEIMGVNLDDEEPAIDAFQEKTSLDWRQIFYSARDKRGWNNPSAVYYGVRRVPTMILVDHTGITDLVTSKASELEEPLRALLRKKTAANANK; from the coding sequence ATGAGGCATCGACACGATTTCATCTCGATCGTAGCGTGTATGCTATTAGTAAGTCAGTTCGGTTGTGGTAGTGAGGACACTGCGACACCTCAAGCAGCAGGCAATAATATTGATGGAAAATTGGATGGTGCACCCACCAATCCACAACCAAAACCATTACCTACTACTTCCATTTCGCCGGTTTCTCAGACGGGGCCTGCATTGAAGCCGAACACCAATGTGATTCGAACTGCCAGCTTGAGTCGTGATCAGCGCGATATGCAAGACCTGGACAATGATGATACCTCTCTCAAAAATGAAGTAACCAAAATTCAGGAATTGGAAGAGGGAACTCCAGAGTGGAATGTGCGTGAGATTACCCGCCTCAAAGTCACTGCATTACCCAAGACTGGAAATGTGGATGAACTAAAAAAGGCGCGTGTGGACCGCAATCAGAAAATTATACAGCTGGCGATGGAAGCAGTGAAACAGTGCCACGCTGATAAAGAAAAACAACGTCTTTTTACGGTTTGTATTCGTCATCTGTTAGATGCGCATCTCCAGTTAGCTTTAGAAGGAGACCAGGACAGTATTGATGCGTTGTATGATCATTCGGAGTCATTGTTTAAGCGTGATCCAAATTCCTCATCCGCTGCTGAAGCTGGGTTTACTGTTGCTAAATTTGCAAATACAAGCGCACAACGGTTTGCGATTGATGAACCGCGCTGGATTGAGGAGTTTGTAAAACAAGCACGTTTATTTGCTTCACGATTTCCAAAGGAATCTGTACGTGCTCCTCAATTGTTGAGAGCCGCGGCAGAAACCAGTCAATTGTATGGCTTAAATAAGCAGGCAATGGATTGTTGTATTGATTTGGAACGAAAGTTTCCCAAAAGTAATGAGACAGCACAGGTTGCTGGATTGTTGAGGCGTTTGCGTTTAAAGGGGCAACCTCTGCAACTTGCTGGAGAGACGATTGAAGGCGGCTATGTTTCTGTCGATGACTATAAGGGGAGTGTTGTGCTTGTCGTATTCTGGTCGACGACTGCGAAACCATTTATTGAGCAATTGCCACAAATTCAGGCTTTATCAAAAAAATACCGTAAGTATGGTTTTGAAATCATGGGTGTGAACCTGGATGACGAAGAGCCTGCCATTGACGCCTTTCAAGAGAAAACGTCTCTCGACTGGAGGCAAATATTTTATTCCGCTCGAGATAAGCGAGGATGGAATAATCCCTCTGCAGTCTATTACGGTGTTCGCAGAGTACCAACGATGATTTTAGTGGATCATACAGGTATCACAGATCTTGTGACTTCCAAAGCAAGTGAACTGGAAGAACCATTACGCGCTCTGTTGCGAAAGAAGACCGCAGCAAACGCGAATAAGTAA
- the nagB gene encoding glucosamine-6-phosphate deaminase produces MAIDTAQSVHVTPKSKFVRHTKIPTLIFETSSELAKHVANIVADLIRAKIKEDVPAILGLPTGSTPLGVYRELIRMHREEQLDFSNVVTFNLDEYWPMDPDSIHSYHTFMRENFFDHVNVKPENIHIPRGDIAADDVDTFCEEYERTIEKFGGLDLQLLGIGRSGHIGFNEPGSARNSLTRLVNLDPVTRRDAASGFFGEDNVPHHAITMGVGSILSAKKIIIMALGEHKASVVNRAAEQEVTDEVSASFLQTHTQSQFVVDNAAAAELTAVKTPWIVGNIEWTPLLEKKAVIWLSLQVGKPLLKLETEDFLHHHLHQLIQKYESVGEIRQRVFDSLLDGISTKPAGTDRKKVIVFSPHPDDDVISMGGTLITLADQGHEVYIAYMTSGNIAVFDHDALRHIDFVHEFHKLFHPDDHGFLQHLEDLKESIESKNAGDLDSQEMLGIKGLIRKTEATAGAEVAGVAEEFLRFLNLPFYRTGQVSKKPIGEEDIEIVADLLREIGPDQIYVAGDLSDPHGTHRVCAEAVINAVNVVADEGISPEFWMYRGAWEEYEPHEIERAVPLSPEVVLKKREAIFKHESQKDSAFYPGSDKREFWVRAEDRTRNTAKVYNQLGLPEYFAIEAFKQYHGEI; encoded by the coding sequence ATGGCTATTGATACTGCACAATCTGTTCATGTCACTCCCAAATCCAAATTTGTAAGACACACGAAAATCCCTACATTGATTTTTGAGACGTCTTCCGAGTTGGCGAAACATGTCGCTAACATCGTTGCGGATTTAATTCGAGCCAAAATCAAAGAGGATGTTCCCGCGATTCTTGGGTTACCAACGGGATCAACGCCGCTGGGCGTCTATCGTGAACTCATTCGAATGCATCGCGAAGAGCAGCTCGATTTTTCAAATGTGGTTACGTTCAATCTGGATGAATATTGGCCCATGGATCCGGATTCGATTCATAGTTATCACACATTTATGCGAGAGAATTTTTTCGATCACGTGAACGTCAAACCGGAAAATATTCACATTCCCCGGGGAGATATTGCCGCGGATGATGTCGATACTTTCTGTGAAGAGTATGAACGAACGATCGAGAAATTTGGCGGACTGGATTTACAGTTATTAGGGATTGGGCGTTCGGGGCATATCGGTTTTAATGAGCCAGGCAGTGCGCGAAATAGTTTGACGCGTCTGGTGAATCTTGATCCGGTAACTCGTCGTGATGCAGCCAGTGGATTCTTTGGGGAAGATAATGTTCCTCACCACGCGATCACGATGGGGGTTGGCAGTATTCTGTCGGCAAAAAAAATTATTATTATGGCATTGGGAGAGCATAAAGCTTCTGTTGTGAATCGCGCTGCCGAACAGGAAGTCACAGATGAAGTATCTGCCAGCTTTTTGCAGACTCACACACAGTCTCAGTTTGTCGTTGATAATGCAGCAGCAGCTGAGCTTACGGCTGTCAAAACCCCTTGGATTGTAGGGAATATTGAATGGACGCCTCTACTGGAGAAAAAAGCGGTTATCTGGCTCTCTCTGCAAGTCGGAAAACCACTCCTTAAGCTTGAAACGGAAGATTTTCTGCACCACCATTTACATCAGTTGATTCAGAAATACGAATCTGTTGGAGAGATTCGACAGCGCGTATTCGATTCATTATTGGATGGGATTTCTACAAAACCCGCAGGAACAGACCGCAAAAAAGTAATCGTCTTTAGCCCTCACCCCGATGATGATGTGATTTCGATGGGAGGCACGTTGATTACATTGGCCGATCAGGGGCATGAAGTTTATATCGCTTATATGACGAGTGGGAATATTGCGGTGTTCGACCATGATGCACTTCGACACATTGATTTTGTGCACGAATTCCACAAACTGTTTCATCCCGATGATCATGGTTTCCTGCAGCACCTGGAAGATCTTAAGGAAAGTATTGAGAGTAAAAATGCAGGAGATCTGGATTCTCAGGAAATGTTAGGAATCAAAGGTTTGATTCGTAAAACCGAGGCAACAGCCGGTGCAGAAGTAGCGGGAGTTGCTGAAGAATTTCTACGTTTTCTGAATCTTCCCTTCTATCGCACAGGGCAAGTTTCGAAAAAGCCCATTGGTGAGGAAGATATCGAGATCGTTGCGGATCTGTTACGTGAAATTGGTCCTGATCAGATTTACGTGGCGGGAGACCTTTCCGACCCACATGGGACTCACCGCGTTTGTGCGGAGGCAGTCATCAATGCGGTCAATGTTGTCGCCGATGAAGGGATTTCACCGGAATTCTGGATGTATCGAGGTGCCTGGGAAGAGTATGAACCACACGAAATTGAACGAGCGGTGCCACTGAGTCCGGAAGTGGTGCTCAAAAAACGAGAAGCAATTTTCAAGCACGAGTCACAAAAGGACAGCGCATTTTATCCAGGGAGTGACAAGCGAGAATTCTGGGTACGCGCAGAAGATCGAACCCGAAACACTGCAAAGGTTTACAATCAGCTTGGTTTGCCAGAGTATTTTGCCATTGAGGCTTTCAAACAGTATCATGGCGAGATTTAA
- a CDS encoding PIG-L deacetylase family protein: MVKQAESLRILAIHAHPDDIEIQCAGTLARLKNLGCHITVATMTAGDCGSAEMGPVEIANVRRAEAQKAADLLGADCMCLEFRDLSITIDQDSRQRVTEAVRKARPDIVITAPPVDYMSDHEMTSRLVRDACFGASAPNYTTHQFQPAPPTEKIPHLYYVDPIEGVDYFGNPIKPQFIIDVTETFELKMKMLACHESQRAWLRKQHGLDEYMEGAERWSAARGKEIGVAYGEAYVQHCGHPYPSSNLLRELLEN, encoded by the coding sequence ATGGTAAAACAGGCAGAATCACTACGAATTCTCGCGATTCACGCCCATCCGGATGATATTGAAATTCAATGTGCGGGTACTTTAGCCCGCTTAAAAAACCTGGGATGCCACATCACTGTTGCCACAATGACGGCCGGTGACTGTGGTAGTGCGGAAATGGGGCCGGTGGAAATCGCCAACGTTCGCCGAGCCGAAGCCCAAAAAGCAGCCGATTTATTAGGTGCCGATTGCATGTGTCTCGAGTTCCGGGACCTTTCAATCACCATAGATCAAGACTCCCGTCAACGCGTCACTGAAGCGGTCCGCAAAGCACGGCCCGATATTGTAATTACAGCTCCTCCCGTTGATTATATGAGTGATCACGAAATGACCAGTCGACTGGTCAGAGATGCCTGCTTTGGAGCATCTGCTCCCAATTACACAACGCATCAGTTTCAACCGGCACCTCCCACTGAAAAAATTCCACATCTCTATTATGTTGATCCGATCGAAGGTGTCGATTATTTTGGTAATCCGATTAAACCACAATTTATTATTGATGTGACAGAAACGTTTGAACTCAAGATGAAAATGTTGGCATGTCACGAAAGTCAACGTGCCTGGTTAAGAAAACAGCATGGTCTGGACGAATACATGGAAGGGGCCGAACGCTGGTCTGCGGCCCGGGGAAAAGAAATCGGTGTTGCATACGGTGAAGCATACGTGCAACATTGCGGACATCCTTATCCTTCCAGTAATCTGTTACGTGAACTCCTGGAGAACTAA